Below is a genomic region from Paenibacillus rhizovicinus.
ACAAGAGCTGGAACGCAACGTGTTCATGGGCACGCTGGAGCAGCTCAAGGCATGGGCCCGCAGCAATTCGCTGTGGCCGCTGACATTCGGACTGGCCTGCTGCGCCATCGAGATGATGGGGACAGGCGCTTCGCACTATGATCTGGACCGTTTCGGCGTTATGTTCCGTACGTCGCCGCGTCAGTCCGACGTGATGATCGTCGCGGGAACCGTCACGAAGAAGATGGGTCCGCTGCTTCGCCGGCTGTATGACCAAATGCCCGAGCCCAAATGGGTCATTGCCATGGGTTCCTGCGCTACCGCTGGCGGGCCGTACGTCAAATCGTACGCCGTCATGAAAGGCGTCGACCAGATCGTTCCCGTCGATGTGTACATACCGGGCTGTCCGCCCAACCCCGCGGCACTCATCTATGGCATCAATAAACTGCAGGAGAAAATCCGCTACGAAGCGAAAACCGGGAAGCGGGTGACGGACAGATGAGCGACGACAAAGAGAAGGAGTCCGGCCAGCCGCCTGCGCCGGAATCATCCGAGCCTGCTGCAGGTGATTCTGCTGCGAATGAAAGTTCGGCCACGGTTCAGCCGGAAGGCGAGCCCGTGCCGTCCGAAGTGACGGATGCTTCACCGAAAGCAGACGGCGCCAGCACGCCGGCCGCTTCGTCAGATGCTGCACCGCTAATTGGGGAGCCCGAACAAGGCGCCGGTCCGGCTGCTGCTGATGCTGCCGCATCAGGCGCTGCTCCTCCTGCGGCGGAAGCAACTTCGCCAAGCGGCGGAGCGTCCGCGGCGGATGCAACCGCGCCAAGCGGCGAGGCGCCCGCGGTCGACCCCGAGCGCGAAGCGAAGCTGAAAGCGGCCGCGGAAGCGCGAGCGGCCCGCGCCGCGGCCAAAGCCGCCGCCGAGGGCGAGGCGCCCGCAGCGGGAACAGCCGCGCCAAGCGGCGAAGCGCCAGCGGTCGATCCCGAGCGCGAAGCGAAGCTGAAGGCGGCCGCGGAAGCGCGAGCGGCCCGAGCCGCGGCCAAAGCCGCCGCCGAGGGCGGAGCGTCCGCAGCGGATGCAGCCGCGCCCAGCGGCGAAGCGCCCGCGGTCGATCCCGAGAAGGAAGCGAAGGTGAAGGCGGCCGCGGAAGCCCGAGCGGCCCGAGCCGCCGCCAAAGCTGCGGCCGAAGGCGAAGCCGCTGCTCCCGCGGAGCCGAAGCCGCCGTCCCCGATGCAGCCGCAGCTGGATCTCGCGGCGGAGCTTATCCGCACGGCGGTGTCCGGAGACGCCATCGAAGAAGCCTACATTAACGAATTGGACGGCCATAGGCCGACCTTGATCATACGCGGCGAGCATTTGCTTGCGACATCCCAGCTGCTGAAGACGCATGCCAAGCTGCAGATGAATTATATGCGCAATCTATCCGGCGTCGATTACGAGACGCATCTGGAAGTGGTTTACCACCTGGTCTCCCTGCAATCCGGCCAGGAGATCACCGTCAAAGTGAAGACGAATCGCGAAGCGGCTTCTGTGCCTTCCGTCGTCCCGGTCTGGGAGACGGCGAATTGGAACGAGCGCGAGATTTACGACTTGCTAGGCATTGATTTTCCCGGCCATCCCGATCTGCGGCGCATTATGATGCCGGACAATTGGGTCGGCTATCCGCTGCGCAAAGATTACGAACCGCTGGACCTGGAGGTGTGATGAGCCGTGATTCGAACCGAAGAACTGCTGCTTAACGTCGGCCCGCAGCATCCCAGTACGCATGGCGTTTTTCGCATTATCGTCAAGCTCGACGGCGAAGTGATTACTGAGGCGATACCGGTTATGGGTTACCTTCACCGGGGGACGGAGAAGCTTGCGGAGGATTTGAACTATACGCAGATCATTCCGTATACCGACCGAATGGATTACGTGTCCGCGATGACGACCAACTATGCGCTCTGCCA
It encodes:
- a CDS encoding NuoB/complex I 20 kDa subunit family protein, with translation MEFNLESITPEERQELERNVFMGTLEQLKAWARSNSLWPLTFGLACCAIEMMGTGASHYDLDRFGVMFRTSPRQSDVMIVAGTVTKKMGPLLRRLYDQMPEPKWVIAMGSCATAGGPYVKSYAVMKGVDQIVPVDVYIPGCPPNPAALIYGINKLQEKIRYEAKTGKRVTDR
- a CDS encoding NADH-quinone oxidoreductase subunit C, coding for MSDDKEKESGQPPAPESSEPAAGDSAANESSATVQPEGEPVPSEVTDASPKADGASTPAASSDAAPLIGEPEQGAGPAAADAAASGAAPPAAEATSPSGGASAADATAPSGEAPAVDPEREAKLKAAAEARAARAAAKAAAEGEAPAAGTAAPSGEAPAVDPEREAKLKAAAEARAARAAAKAAAEGGASAADAAAPSGEAPAVDPEKEAKVKAAAEARAARAAAKAAAEGEAAAPAEPKPPSPMQPQLDLAAELIRTAVSGDAIEEAYINELDGHRPTLIIRGEHLLATSQLLKTHAKLQMNYMRNLSGVDYETHLEVVYHLVSLQSGQEITVKVKTNREAASVPSVVPVWETANWNEREIYDLLGIDFPGHPDLRRIMMPDNWVGYPLRKDYEPLDLEV